Within the Eleginops maclovinus isolate JMC-PN-2008 ecotype Puerto Natales chromosome 13, JC_Emac_rtc_rv5, whole genome shotgun sequence genome, the region ggacacatatttatgcataaaagacagcaaaaagtgcattttgcataataggggacctatAAATGTCGATTCTTCCTCTGAACCAACTTCTTGTGTTTTGTAGATATGGGCTGCCCGTGAACTTTCAGGCCATGCTGCTCCAGCCCAACAAGAAGAACATGAAGAAGCTGAGAGAGGTGCTCAACGAACTGTACAAACACCTGGACAGCAGCGCCGCCATCATTGATGTGAGTTTCTTTCACACACTTGAATGTCAAAGTAGCAAGTTACATTTTTGAAGGCAGGCATTGATAACAGTAAACATTGGTAAATATCATATATTGAGGAACTTTTTTCAACTTTACATTCCCTTAATTTCAAGGTTCTGTAATCCATACAAATGAAGAGATTAAAGCTGTTCGCAGCAACACTTGATGTAACATGAATACGGGCTATACAATTCTAAACTACATGTTCCCTACTTTCAGAGAAAGATTGTACAACCTTAACATCatataaaatgttattgttatatTGTTATAATTTTGTCTTCAGCCTATTTGACCTTATTTCCATTGGGTTTCCATTTTTAGCCCCATTAATCTCTCTATATGACTATTGGTATAACCATTTTATTGTGAGCAAGTGTCCTTATTGTTAACAAAATGTTATCTTACTAAGTTGCTTTTCCTGTTGGTATCTTTAAATGCGTTTCCCAATTATTATCCTTAGTTGTTGGCACCTTATCAGCATGTTAAATAATGTCAGTCCAAAACTGTATTTAACCAGGTTTACCTGTCGTTAATACCAAGCTATTACCTGGTTATTACTTTGGTAATTATGTGATTTCACATGATTATTACCTCTTTACCATCAAACCAACACCCTATTACTACAATGTTATTACCAAGCTGTAATGTGAAGTGCTTCCCACAAAGACACCCACCCAGGACAATCACTGAATAAACTCCTACATAAACCTCCTGtagtttaagaaaaatgtattgaaatataaaaacaaagaagaatgaATTGTTTGTAACTTTCTCTGCTGTTCCTGCAGGCTGCTATGGACATCCCCGGGCTGAACCTGAGCCAGCAGGAGTACTACCCCTACGTTTACTACAAGCTGGACTGCAACCTGCTGGACTTCAAAGTCTAGAAACATTCCCATCATCATCTCACTCTCTGTGCAGTATGATGTGACATGTTCACATCCCCAAGCTTTAATTTATTTCtaccctgtttttatttttctttccttttgtcttgCCATTCTATGTTCCTCTGTCATGCTGCTGTTACATTCCCGGGTCTATATTGAATAAGTTGTTCTAAAATATTTGACAAATGTAGACCTTTTTTGATCTTTGGCATTTCCCTTACTACTTAGCTGTAAAAGTGAAATGCTGCCCAGATTACATCCACCAAAATGGTTGACATTCCCCATCAAAGGACACGAAATGCtgcatttttatgtttgtgtatttcccCGTCAACCCACATCATGCGAAGCATTAAAAACCATACACGTGGgaaaaatggagagaaaaataaatgtatgttaactatagtatttatttaaagcctctgaaatcagtaaatacatttgtttgctCAGTTTTTTGAAAGTGATGTGTTTTTAGTTCCATGTAAGGACTGTCTGTTTACAAGTAGATGTTGACCATTGTTTCACCCCAAAGCTATAATCCTGTGAAAATACTGAGACGTATCATCCTACAGTATAATTAAGCAATAGGTTTGCTGATTGTATGCTTCtataatatctgtatatttagcagtttgagaaaataatGATCGATCTATGTGCAAATACTGTATTGTCCTTAAAGTACACcacatatttaaaatcaatgtgaaaaataaatactttatgtGATGACTTTGGCATACTGtccttaataataataataataataataataataataataataacaatactcATATTAATAACAAAAGATAGAATTGTGCTGAATTAACTTCAAATCACAGAATTGTAATTTCAAAAAAgctttcattattttctaaCAAGTTCTCCTCACAGTTTGActgatttataattattttttggtttaaGAGTTTATAAGATTAAGAGTATACTTCAAATTCACATCAAAATTATGTGAATTTGGTGGCCACGTATTTAGCTTCTGTGTTCACAATGTTTATTAAAATCAATATGtttacaataaattaaaagttatatttatgatattttgCACTTTTATATTAGTATTAGTTTTATCAAAAGCTTGAATAGTCTTTAATTTGGGTCATGATGGTTAGTGCAAGTGCATATTTGCATGATAATGATGACATGACCTGGAGTTGATATccctctcagccaatcagatgtcagAGAGGATGCAGTTGGATGACGCAGATAGCgctagagagtgtgtgtgtgtgtgtgtgtgtgtgtgtgtgtgtgtgtgtgtgtgtgtgtgtgtgtgtgtgtgtgtgtgtgtgtgtgtgtgtgtgtgtgtgtgtgtgtgtgtgtgtgtgtgtgtgtgtgtgtgttaacgcTGTCAGCTGCTGTCGGTGGAGAGCAGCACCAACCAACAGCGGCTCAAACAAGACCGATGATGGAAACGGAAACACGGATGGCGCTGCAGTAGAGATCCGGGGAGGATGCTGCGGCTGCTGTGAGTGTTTAATCCGCGTCAGCTGCACCTGCCGTGGATGATTTTCCCCGATGGGTTGTGGGGGGAGTCGGGCGGACGCGATCATCGAGCCCAGGTACCATGAGAGCTGGACCAGAGAAACAGAATCGACTTGGCTTACCAACACGGACGTAGAGACCTCTCTAGCAGTAGCAAACGGTAAGAGCCTCCGCCTCCGTTTTATCAGTTTTAACTGCAACATCCCTGAGTGCATGAAGGCCCAACAGCCAACATAAAATGCATCTTAATGAACCGATGATAACATAACTGACATGGCAGTTTTCCAGAATAAGAATGTGGTTGTTTCACATGATAACCCTTTAACTGTTGTCCAAAGGTAAAGCTATGGTGGAGGCAAGTCTGAGGGAGAAGAGGATGGTGAACACAGGAACCCAGTGTGGGAAGCAGGCCCTCACATCCACCGGCTCCAACCACCAGAGGAGACCCAGACGCTCCTTGAGTGATGTAGGTGTCACTGGTAGCAGGTATTGGCAAGCACTAAATATGAACACCAACAGCCTCTGTACTGGCATGTCACAGATGTAAAGCAACATGACCGTGACCACTGTACCTTTCCTCTGAAATAACTGCAGTATTATTAGAATATCTTTCTGTTAGGCTGCTCTGTGGATTATATTCAATTTAACGAGGAATGTGTCCACATTGTTGGTAgttttcaatatatttataCCAATTTTACAATTAATTTTGTCACCAAAGTCCTCCAGCTCACTTTCCTTGTGAAATATTCAAGTTGACTGAAGCAGAAAATGTGGAGCTTTAGGGAAGGAAGATCCATAATTGTCaaattgttgtgtttgtttttgtgtgtggtgtgttttatCATTAATATCAATGCCAAACACAACATTCCATTTACTGCAAAtctgatatatatatagtaGATGGAATCTGAAGGACAAGCGGTATATATGGATTTCTTGTTACCAGAGATAATTGCAAGATGAACTCTGTgatatacaaaaataagtttgCAGAGACAATAAACATACACAACCAGAACCTTATAGTACCGTGTCAGTGTTGGGTTAGGGTACAAGTTAAATGTAAGAATTAATAATAAGTTGCTCCACAGAgatgtacattttaaacaaaaatctgAAAGTAAACAGAAAATAGCAAATATACTTGCATCTCTTTATAGATTAAATGTGAGGTTTTGCTGTTTTCCCTTATTGTATGTCAGTAAATTGGATAAATGTGggttttgttctgtttgaaatAGGCCAACCCTGAGTCTTTAAACCTATTATAGaatatattatattcatttggaaaattgttattgttatacaATTATCCTCACTATTGCTTATATTTAATAGAGAAGCAAGTGCTTTAACAAAGATTATcaaatgtgaaaataagaataaattgTGGATCACAAAAGGTGTATTTAGAGTAcattcatattgtatttttctaaTTATTAATGTTCCAGTAGGTTTTGGACATTATTTTGTAACTGTACAAACAGTGAACGGTAAGAATAAGTTGTCCAACCATGTGTTTGACTAATCTTTTTATTGTGAGATTTAAACGAGAAAACATAATGCTCTTATCTGATcaaacaaattgtatttaacTTTTCAAAAGATCTGAAAAATGAATTCCTCTGACCTACCAAATGACATTTTCAGCTGCACAGAGACGTAGAccgttgtgttttatttatttaaccttcCACTTACTGTGTGGGCAAAGCTGCAGTGACTCAGGTCTCAGCAGGCTTGTTACAGACTCAGTCTCTGTCCAGCGTGGTGACATTAAAATGACGTGACATTCAAACTCTCACATCTTTTTACAGCAAACCACCCGTGACTCCAAAAGGAGG harbors:
- the si:ch211-215i13.3 gene encoding uncharacterized protein si:ch211-215i13.3 isoform X1, whose product is MGCGGSRADAIIEPRYHESWTRETESTWLTNTDVETSLAVANGKAMVEASLREKRMVNTGTQCGKQALTSTGSNHQRRPRRSLSDVGVTGSSKPPVTPKGGHQKKPVRCVRMGSPSVSTLVERLNLGTCVMKDEEKPRLGEKEDGRIYEKFTRRRDGDLHKCVDDVS
- the si:ch211-215i13.3 gene encoding brain and acute leukemia cytoplasmic protein isoform X2 → MGCGGSRADAIIEPRYHESWTRETESTWLTNTDVETSLAVANGKAMVEASLREKRMVNTGTQCGKQALTSTGSNHQRRPRRSLSDQTTRDSKRRASKETGALCKDGQPVSINTSGEAEPGDMCDER